A section of the Paenibacillus yonginensis genome encodes:
- a CDS encoding ketoacyl-ACP synthase III codes for MGGVQIREIAIYHPANEVGNDYYIQYFAEKGTDVTSLVNGLGRNKRFVIDNPEENTFTMAFEASKAVLEKAGLQAPDVDLIIFTSQTPEYLLPSNALKLHHSLGGDLNTACFDINANCAGMLVAIEQASRYMSSNPRIERALVVGADYLSVHTPDEPVYHSNVGEAAVAVILEPAEDSRGFIDSVYQTDTSVIDNSKFPAYGLSNLYREEFTAKDAQLQFEPFDDSVCAASAIDSIRALLNRNEVDKDEIAAFMFSQFTPGNIKRVSEGLELDPDKVVYIGDRFGYTLSTSPLLALHEAIQAGKVQRGDYLVLWTVGAGWQNVSLLMQY; via the coding sequence ATGGGCGGCGTGCAAATCAGGGAAATTGCGATCTATCATCCTGCCAATGAAGTAGGGAACGATTATTATATCCAATATTTTGCCGAAAAAGGCACGGATGTCACAAGTCTGGTGAACGGTCTTGGCCGCAATAAACGTTTTGTTATTGACAACCCGGAAGAGAACACCTTTACGATGGCCTTTGAAGCCTCGAAAGCCGTGCTGGAGAAGGCCGGTCTTCAGGCGCCGGATGTCGATCTGATCATCTTCACTTCCCAAACACCTGAATATTTGCTGCCAAGCAATGCGCTGAAGCTGCATCATTCGCTGGGCGGGGATCTGAATACGGCCTGCTTCGACATCAATGCCAACTGCGCCGGCATGCTGGTCGCGATTGAGCAAGCCTCCCGCTACATGAGCTCCAATCCCCGAATAGAACGCGCCTTGGTTGTAGGCGCTGATTATTTGTCCGTTCATACGCCAGATGAGCCCGTATACCACTCCAATGTCGGGGAAGCAGCCGTTGCCGTTATTCTGGAGCCTGCTGAAGATAGCCGGGGATTTATCGACTCGGTTTATCAAACGGATACGTCTGTTATCGACAACTCCAAATTTCCGGCTTATGGACTTTCGAATCTGTACCGTGAGGAATTTACGGCCAAAGATGCCCAGCTGCAATTCGAACCCTTTGACGATTCCGTATGCGCCGCTTCGGCCATTGATTCGATCCGGGCGTTGCTTAACCGCAATGAGGTGGATAAAGACGAAATCGCCGCTTTTATGTTCTCCCAGTTCACGCCGGGCAACATCAAACGGGTGTCGGAAGGACTCGAATTGGACCCGGACAAGGTCGTTTATATCGGAGACCGTTTCGGCTATACGCTTTCCACCAGTCCGCTGCTGGCTCTTCATGAAGCCATACAGGCCGGAAAGGTCCAACGCGGGGATTACCTCGTTCTCTGGACAGTCGGCGCAGGCTGGCAGAATGTAAGCTTGCTTATGCAGTATTAA